A stretch of DNA from Longimicrobiaceae bacterium:
CTGGTTCCCGCTCTGCGATTCCAGCGCCGCGGCGAACAGCGCATGGCTGGCCACGGCCTCCTCCGGCGTGACGCAGCCGAACCGGTCCCCGAGGAATCCCTCGCGTTCGGCGATGAACGCGGCCCACATCTGCAGGATCAGGTCGGGGAAGCCGGGCTCGAAGATGCCGCCGGTGATGGTCTTGAACGGAGTCTGAAAGCCCAGGTCCGTCTTCTGCCACCACTGCTCCCGGTCCCGGCGAAAGGTCCAAAGGGTCTTCGGTTCCTTGGTGCCGTAGCGGACGCCGCCCTCCATTCCGGCCACCTCGACGTACCAGGTGTTGGTCTCTCCCGGGGCGATGCGCTTCATCTCCAGCGTCATCGGCACCCGCAGGCCGTCGGCGTCCACCGTCGTGTGCAGGATGGCGTTGTCCCAGGTGTCGCAGGACGCCACCCCGCCCCTCCCGTCGGGGCGCTCCTGGACGATGTTGACCAGCTGCGCGTACACCGACTGCGGTCTCCACCCGAGCCGGAACGGCAGGTGGACGACGTGCATCCCCAGGTCGCCCATCACCCCGATCTCTCCGCAGCTCCGTACCTGTCGCTTCCAGTTGATCGGCTTCTGCGGGTCCAGATCGCTGGAATGGAGGAACCCGGCGCGGATCTCCAGGAGCTTGCCCAGGCTCTCCGACCGTACCGCCTCGACGACCCGCTGTGCGCCCGGCAGGAAAGGGAACTCCGAGCTGCAGCGCACGAACCGGCCCCGCTCTTCGGCCTCGTCCCGGATGCGTTCGGCGGCGCCGAGGTCGATCCCGAAGGGCTTCTCCGCGAAGAGGTCCTTCCCCGCCCGCAGCACGTCGAGGTAGAGACTCTCGTGCAGATCGTGAGGCACGGCGACGTAAACGACGTCCACCTCCGGGTTGGCCAGCAGCTCGGCATGGTCGCGGGTCAGCTGCCGGACCGTCGGGACCTTCCTGAACCAGTCGAGGAGCTTCTCCTGCAGGTCGCAGACGGCCACCAGCTCCAGGTGGACGGGGTAGTCCTCCAGAGCGAACCAGCGCCCGATGGCGCTGGCCACCTCCCTGCCCATCAGCCCGCCGCCGACGATCCCCACCCTGACCGTCCTCATGGCAGGAACCGGGCAGCATCGCCGGCGCTCATGCCTTCATGGACGATCGCCATGAGGGCGCGTGTCATGCCGGCCGGGTTCGGGTGCTGGATGATGTTGCGCCCGTACACGATTCCGGCGGCGCCCTGCCGGATCAGCTCCTCCGTGCGCTGCAGGATCTCCTCGTCCGTCGCCCGGCTGCCCCCGCGGACCAGGACGGGCACGTCGCCGGCGATCTGGACCACCTGGTGATAAAGAGAGGGATCGCTCGTCGGATCCGCCTTGACGATGTCGGCGCCCAGCTCCACCGCCTGGCGTACCAGGGGGATGATCTTGTCCTCGTCCCCGTCCACCATGTAGCCCCCGGCCTTCTCATTGGGCTGGAACACCAGTGGCTCGATCATCAGCGGCATGCCGTAGCGGTCGCACTCCGGCCTGATCCGCAGGATGTTCTGGATGCACTGGTCGGTGACTTCCGGCTGGTCGGGGATGCGAAAGAGGTTGACGACGACACAGGCGGCGTCCAGGCGGAGGGCCTGCTCCACCGGGGCCTCGATCATCCGGCTGAAGAGGGTGCAGGGTAGGTCGGTCCCGTATACGTTGGCCACGTCGGTGCGAAGCACGAGGGAGGGTTTCTCCCTGCCGGGGATGCCCTGCAGGTGCCGGGCCTGCCCCACCGTCAGCTGGATGGCGTCGGGAGCCGCTTCCACGACGACCCGGATGGCTCGAGCGATGTCCTCGATTCCCTTGAGGTAAGGAGAGCTCGTTGAAGAAGCCGTGGTCGATAGCCACGTCGAAGCACCGTCCGGACTTCCCATCGAAGAGGCGGTTCAGGCGCGCGCTCACGCTCATAGACCTTTCTGTTCCCGGGTTCGAAGGAACGGACTTCCTATCCCTGCGCCGCCTCTACGCCGATCTCCAGCCGGAACCGGCGGGTTTCACCCGGCCCCAGCCTAAGATTGCTGCTCCCGGTGTTCCTCGTGTGAGCGAGGTATGTCGGGCAATTGTTCATCGAGCGACTGGCGGTAGCGGATGCAGCCCCGAAGAAACTCCGGCCAATCGGGAACAGTCGGCTGCGGGTCCTGCTGCTCCGGCAACAAACCCCAGAGCGCCGGGTGGTGCCAGCAGAGCTCGTGGCCGGTGCTGTCGCGGTGTGCACGAATCCCCTGCCGCAGCCTCTTTGCCTCCGCGATGAGCTCCTCGCGTGACATCCGATCGAGGTCCTCGTCCATGACTCCTCCTGAACGCGTCCAGGCCGCCTGCAGCGCTTCCTTCCGTTCGGCGGCGGGCCGTCACGTGCTCGCTGGCATCCGGGGAGCACGCCCGAAGAGTCGGCGCAGCGCACGGACCCACGCAGACCAACGGCTGCGCTCCGACTCGATTCCGAGACTTCGCGCAGCCCGGTCCAGTGAATCCTCGAGTAGGGCGCCGATACGCGGCTCCGGCGTATGGAGCACCCGCTCATGGATGACGCCGTAGCGGATGCGGTGGATGTCCCGGGCCCTTGACCTCCGCCCTCCCCTCAATGCATCTCCGTCTCGCAGGTGCCGATGCCCCCGCGATAGTAGTTGAACTGCACGTTCGGGTGGTCGGCCAGCAGCGACATGGGGACCGAGGAATCCGGGACTCCCTTGGAGATCATCAGCGCCGTGAGCCGGATGCCGAGCGGGTTGTCGTGGTGGCCGGGGTGCCAGATCGACACCTTCTCCGCCTTCCAGGTCTCCCGGGGACCCACCGTGACCGCGTGCGAGGGGACCAGCGGGATGTTGCCGCCCCCCGAGGTACGGGCGTTCTGGATCAGGGTGAGCGGATGCAGCTCGACCACCCGGGTGCCGAGCTGGCGGTACTCCTCGGGCGTGGGCGGGCGCTCCTGGTACTCGCCCTCCCGCTTCACCGGGTCGTTGAACGCCCAGTGCTTCACCTCCCCCTGCCCGCCCTGCATCACGGCGCACCGCACGAAGCCCCAGGCGGCCTCGTACTCGCCGGGCGCCGCCTTGGGAAAGTGGAGGTTCTCCCGCGGCATGGCCAGCTCCGGGCGGATGCGGTCGAAGCAGAGCTCCCGGTCGGCGCGGGCGAAGGAGAGCGGGTGATCCTCCGGCGCCTCCGTCCCTTCCAGGAACCACTCGTCCATCCCCCAGAAGTGCGCGTCCCTGAGCGAGATGCCCAGGTCGTTCACCAGCTGCGCGACGAGCGGGAGCTGCTCGGTCGGCCCGATGGGACCGCAGATCCCGACGGGATCACTCGCGGTCGACTGCCGCCAGGCGGTGACGTATTCCAGTGCTTCGGCAAGGAAGAACTGCTCCAGCGTGTCGTACATCACGACACGGAAGCCGGGACGTCCGAGCTGTTCCAGGTCCCTGGCCGAGAGCCTGGCCGCGTCGTTGATGATGTCCGAGTCGAGGGTGGTGTAATCCCACCACCCCGGAGCGATCTTGCTGAGCTTGCGTGGCATGGGTTCGGCTCTCCGCGGCCTACGTCGAGTTGCGCCTCAGGAACCCTGCGAGCGCCTCGCCCAGCACGTTCCTCTGCGGATAGCCGTGCCCCAGGTGCTGGCGAAAGCCTTCGGCGTACCTCACGCCGCAGCGATCACCCTGCTCGCGGGCGAACCGCTGGTTGGCCTCCAGGTAGTCGTCCGCCCCATGATGGGAGCGGAGCCACTCCCGCTGGCTGGCGTGGCAGGCCAGAGCCTCCTGCCGGACCTCGAAGACCGAACCGACGTCGATCCAGAAGTCACCCATGACCGGATCGCCGAACTTGTCCTTCCCTTCGAGAGCATCGGCGTAGTAGAGGGCCGGCACCCCCTTGCCGGTCGCGCCGGTCCGGCTCGCGAAGAGAGGGACCCCGGCGGCGAAGCAGGCCATGCGCACGAGCTTCGAGGTCTCCTCGTGGTCCAGCATGTAGCAGTCCGGCGAGTGCGTGATCACAAGGTCCGGGGTGAATCGGCGTAGTGCCTCCGTCACACTCTCCAGCTGCTCCGGGCAGTAGTGGATGGAGAGGTCGTCCAACCCGGCCCAGGCATAGGTGCCGCCCAGCACCCGGGCGGCGCTGTCCGCCTCGACGAGGCGGGTTTCCCGGATCGCCTCCCGGGTGCCTGCCGGCGCTCCCAGGTCGCCGCCGCTCAGGGTGACGCACCGCAGCTCCCATCCCTGGTTCACCAGCAGGCGCAGGGTGCCCGCGCAGAGGAACTCTGCGTCGTCCGGATGCGCCATGGCGGCCAGAACTTTCGGTTTTCTTTCCACAGAAAGGCGACTGCTCGGGCGTTCTCCGGAAGGACGCGCGCTGTCTCAATCCGCCGCGACCAGCTCCCGCCCCCCCTCCTCGTCCCGGCGCACGCCCATCCCCTGCAGCGCGCGCCAGACGCGCGGCGGGGAGAAGGGGAGCGCGTCGATCCGCACCCCCACGGCGTCGTAGATGGCGTTGGCGATGGCGGGGATGGAGGGGTGCAGCGGCCCCTCCCCCGCCTCCTTGGCGCCGTACGGGCCCTCGGGGTCGATGGACTCCACGATCAGCGAGTGGAGCTCCGGCGTGTCCAGCGAGGTGGGGATCCGGTAGTCCAGGAGCGACGGGGCGTTGTGCAGCCCGGCGCGGCCGTGTTCGGCGTCCTTGAAGACGTGCTGCTCCATCAGCGCCTCGGCGAAGCCCATGTAGGCGGAGCCCTCCATCTGCCCCTCGACGATGGTGGGGTTCAGGGCGCGCCCGCAGTCGTGCGCCACCCAGATCGTCTTCACCTCCACGAAGCCGCTCTCCGGGTCCACCTCCACCTCGGCGACGTGCGCGGTGAAGGAGTAGGCCGGGCTCGCGCCGATGGTGCCGCCGCGGTACTCGCCGTGCACGTCGCGCGGGGTGTTGTACGACCCTACCGAGCCGAGCGTCCCGTGCTTTGCCTCGGCCAGGTTGAACGCCTCGACGATCGGCATGCTCCGCCCGGTGTCCTGGCCGTCCATGGCGAGCCCGCCGGCCAGGAGGACGCGCTTCGCCGGGATCTCCCACGCTTCGCCCACCGCGTCCTGCACCAGCGCCTTCAGCTTCCGCGCCGCGTCCACGCAGGCGTTCCCCAGCATGAAGGTGACGCGCGACGAGTAGCTCCCCAGGTCCACCGGGGTGAAGTCGGTGTCGGAGGGGAGGACGCGGACGTAGTCCAGCGGCACTCCCAGCTCCTCGCAGACGATGTACGCCACCAGCGAGGTGGAGCCCTGCCCGATGTCCGAGGCGCCGGAGAACACCGCGATCCGCCCGGAGCGGTCCACCTGGAGCTGCACCGCGGACTGGGGCATCCGGTTGGGGTAGATGGGGTAGTTGGTCCCCGAGATGTAGCACGACCCCGCCACGCCCACGCCGCGTCCGGGTCCCATCTTACGGAACTTGTCCTTCCAGCCGCTGGCGCGCTCCACCCGGTCCAGGCACTCCATGAAGCCGTTGGAGGTCACCCGCAGCTCGTTCACGGTGCGGCGGAAGCTCCCCATGAAGTTGCGGCGGCGCAGCTCGATGGGGTCCAGGCCCAGCCGCTCGGCCAGCTTGTCCAGCGACACCTCGAAGGCGAACCGCGGCTGCACGCTCCCGTGTCCGCGCTTGGGTCCGCACGCCGGCTTGTTGGTGAAGACGCGCGTGGAGTCGAAGCGGTACGCCGGGATCTCGTACGGGGCGGCGAGGAGCTGCCCGGAGTAGTACGTGGTCACCAGCCCGAACGACGAGTACGCGCCGCCGTCCAGGAGCGTCCGCGCGTCCACCGCCTTGAGCTTCCCGTCCGCGGTGGCGCCCACGCGGTACTTCATCAGGAACGGGTGCCGCCCCCGGTGGGCGTAGAAGACCTCCTCGCGGGTGTAGAGGATCTTCACCGGGCGCCCCGTCTTCATCGCCAGCTTGGCGACGCAGAACTCCAGGTCGAAGGGCTCGCTCTTCCCCCCGAAGCCGCCGCCCACGTGCGGCTGGATCACCCGCACCTTGGCCGGGTCCAGCTCCAGCACCTTGGACAGCTCGCGGTGCAGGTAGTGCGGGACCTGGGTGGACGACCAGACGGTGAGCCGGCCCCCCGGCGCGCCCCCCTCCTCCCACTGCCCGATGGCGCAGTGCGGCTCGATGGGCGCGTGGGTGGTCCCCTCGAAGAAGTACTCCCCCTCCACCACCACGTCGGAGGCGCGGAGCCCCTCGTCCACCTCCCCGAACTCCAGCTTCACGATCTTGGAGATGTTGCCGTTGTGGCCGGGCTTCTTCGCCTCGTGGATCTGCACGTCGGTCCGGCGCGCGGCCTCCTCCGGGTCCAGGATCGGCTCCAGCACCTCGTACGCCACCCGGATCCGCTCCAGGGCGCGGTTGGCGGTGTCCTCGTCCACGGCGGCGACCGCCGCCACCGCGTCGCCGATGTAGCGCACCCGGTCGGTGGCGAGCGCCTGCTCGTCCGGGGTCCAGACGATGATCCCGAAGGGGATGGGCATCTCCTCGCCCGTGACCACCGCGCGCACGCCGGGGAGCGCGAGCGCCTCCGACGCGTCGATGGCGAGGATGCGCGCGTGCGGGTGCGGCGAGCGGAGGATCTTCCCGTGCAGCATCCCCGGGAGCGAGATGTCGTCGGTGTAGCGCGCGCGCCCCACCGACTTCTCCAGCCCGTCGGCCTTGCGCCGCCGCTGGCCGAGGAAGCGCAGCGGCCGCGCCTTCTCCTCGCGATCGCCGTACACCGGCACCCGCTCCCCCGCGTGCGAGGGGGCGTGGTCCTCCACCGGCGTGCCGCGCTCGGCCACCTCGGGCTGGTCGGCGGGGACGCCGCCGCGGGCGCTCTCCAGCTCGACGTCATCGCCGGGGGCGAGCGGGTCGCGTGGCTCGTTGCTCATCGGGCTGCCTCCTGTTCGGCCGGCTGCATCGCTTCGCCCCGGAACCGCGCCGCCGCAAGCTCCACCGCGTCCAGGATCTTGGTGTAGCCGGTGCAGCGGCACAGGTTCCCCGCGAGCGCCTCCTTCACCTCGTCGC
This window harbors:
- a CDS encoding xanthine dehydrogenase family protein molybdopterin-binding subunit, whose protein sequence is MSNEPRDPLAPGDDVELESARGGVPADQPEVAERGTPVEDHAPSHAGERVPVYGDREEKARPLRFLGQRRRKADGLEKSVGRARYTDDISLPGMLHGKILRSPHPHARILAIDASEALALPGVRAVVTGEEMPIPFGIIVWTPDEQALATDRVRYIGDAVAAVAAVDEDTANRALERIRVAYEVLEPILDPEEAARRTDVQIHEAKKPGHNGNISKIVKLEFGEVDEGLRASDVVVEGEYFFEGTTHAPIEPHCAIGQWEEGGAPGGRLTVWSSTQVPHYLHRELSKVLELDPAKVRVIQPHVGGGFGGKSEPFDLEFCVAKLAMKTGRPVKILYTREEVFYAHRGRHPFLMKYRVGATADGKLKAVDARTLLDGGAYSSFGLVTTYYSGQLLAAPYEIPAYRFDSTRVFTNKPACGPKRGHGSVQPRFAFEVSLDKLAERLGLDPIELRRRNFMGSFRRTVNELRVTSNGFMECLDRVERASGWKDKFRKMGPGRGVGVAGSCYISGTNYPIYPNRMPQSAVQLQVDRSGRIAVFSGASDIGQGSTSLVAYIVCEELGVPLDYVRVLPSDTDFTPVDLGSYSSRVTFMLGNACVDAARKLKALVQDAVGEAWEIPAKRVLLAGGLAMDGQDTGRSMPIVEAFNLAEAKHGTLGSVGSYNTPRDVHGEYRGGTIGASPAYSFTAHVAEVEVDPESGFVEVKTIWVAHDCGRALNPTIVEGQMEGSAYMGFAEALMEQHVFKDAEHGRAGLHNAPSLLDYRIPTSLDTPELHSLIVESIDPEGPYGAKEAGEGPLHPSIPAIANAIYDAVGVRIDALPFSPPRVWRALQGMGVRRDEEGGRELVAAD
- a CDS encoding Gfo/Idh/MocA family oxidoreductase; translation: MRTVRVGIVGGGLMGREVASAIGRWFALEDYPVHLELVAVCDLQEKLLDWFRKVPTVRQLTRDHAELLANPEVDVVYVAVPHDLHESLYLDVLRAGKDLFAEKPFGIDLGAAERIRDEAEERGRFVRCSSEFPFLPGAQRVVEAVRSESLGKLLEIRAGFLHSSDLDPQKPINWKRQVRSCGEIGVMGDLGMHVVHLPFRLGWRPQSVYAQLVNIVQERPDGRGGVASCDTWDNAILHTTVDADGLRVPMTLEMKRIAPGETNTWYVEVAGMEGGVRYGTKEPKTLWTFRRDREQWWQKTDLGFQTPFKTITGGIFEPGFPDLILQMWAAFIAEREGFLGDRFGCVTPEEAVASHALFAAALESQSGNQVVSLAHPS
- a CDS encoding PIG-L family deacetylase, with the protein product MAHPDDAEFLCAGTLRLLVNQGWELRCVTLSGGDLGAPAGTREAIRETRLVEADSAARVLGGTYAWAGLDDLSIHYCPEQLESVTEALRRFTPDLVITHSPDCYMLDHEETSKLVRMACFAAGVPLFASRTGATGKGVPALYYADALEGKDKFGDPVMGDFWIDVGSVFEVRQEALACHASQREWLRSHHGADDYLEANQRFAREQGDRCGVRYAEGFRQHLGHGYPQRNVLGEALAGFLRRNST